The following is a genomic window from Mustela lutreola isolate mMusLut2 chromosome 5, mMusLut2.pri, whole genome shotgun sequence.
CATGGTACAGTTGCCCAAGCTCATTTCCTGATAGAGTTCTAACAGGCTGCGTTTCTAATCAAATGCAGAGGAACTTGATGACTGCTAAGATTAGGTTCTACCTTATGCCGAATAATttgtaaatggaaggaaaaaagagaagctgGCCTATTCTTTAACCTGGTTTTTCTGTAACAGAATCTGTTCTGAGCCTGAGATTTATTGTGAATGTTGCAAATGTCAGActattaaatcatttattttcttccccaggattttgatggacgaCCATGTATAGTTTGCCCCTGGCATAAATACAAAATTACTTTGGCAACAGGAGAAGGACTATATCAGTCTATAAACCCTAGAGATCCATCAGCAAAACCCAAGTGGTGCTCCAAAGGAGTAAAGCAAAGGATTCATACAGTGACAGTGGACAATGGGAATATTTATGTGACTCTTTCTAATGAACCTTTTAAGTGTGACTCTGATTTTTATGCCACTGGAAACTTCAAAGTTATTCGGAGTTCTTTCTGATAAAACTATATGGCAATGAAAAATGTTGTGTATGTTTTGAATATATTAGAATAATCATACTTCAATACCAAAGAGTATTAATTTTTCCAACATAGGCACATTTATTacttatctttaaaaatcatataaagcTGAACAGttcaaaattatacatatttactgTGATGTAAGGTTTATCAggatatataaaatgcatttcatC
Proteins encoded in this region:
- the RFESD gene encoding Rieske domain-containing protein, with amino-acid sequence MDVDGSEQDPEMKEYSAVCVGREEDLKKSERMTAVVHDREVVIFYHKGEYHAMDIRCYHSGGPLHLGDIEDFDGRPCIVCPWHKYKITLATGEGLYQSINPRDPSAKPKWCSKGVKQRIHTVTVDNGNIYVTLSNEPFKCDSDFYATGNFKVIRSSF